A section of the Telopea speciosissima isolate NSW1024214 ecotype Mountain lineage chromosome 3, Tspe_v1, whole genome shotgun sequence genome encodes:
- the LOC122655588 gene encoding ACT domain-containing protein ACR6-like isoform X1, which yields MDDEYAKLIRRMNPPRVVIDNDACENATVIQVDSVNKHGILLEVIQVLIDLNLVVTKAYISSDGGWFMDVFNVTDQDGNKVRDGEVINYIQKTIETDACFFPPLRESVGVMPSKDHTSIELTGTDRPGLLSEVCAVLADLRCNVVNAEIWTHNARAAVVVHVTDEDTGHAIEDLKRLSTIKELLCNVLKGNNDPKEAKMTLSAPGVMHTERRLHQMMFADRDYEKFESPGLERADDIRSRPHVTILDCIEKDYTVVTMRSKDRPKLLFDTICTLTDMQYVVFHGTVNTGRKEAYQEYYIRHVDGFPISSEAERQRVKQCLEAAIERRASEGMELELCTKDRVGLLSDITRIFRENSLSIQRAKISTKGGEARDIFYVTDVSGNPVDPKAIDSICRQIGQSILWVRRNSSFTPKPAEEPTGFLFGNFFKARAFQNFGLIRSYS from the exons ATGGATGATGAGTATGCAAAGCTTATAAGAAGGATGAACCCACCAAG AGTTGTGATTGACAATGATGCTTGTGAGAATGCTACAGTTATTCAG GTTGACAGTGTTAACAAACATGGCATTCTCTTGGAAGTTATTCAAGTACTCATAGATCTAAACCTTGTCGTAACAAAAGCGTACATCTCTTCCGATGGGGGTTGGTTTATGGATG TTTTTAACGTGACTGACCAAGATGGGAATAAAGTcagagatggagaagtcatCAATTACATTCAAAAG ACTATTGAAACTGATGCTTGCTTCTTTCCCCCTTTAAGAGAATCTGTAGGGGTGATGCCCTCTAAAGACCATACCTCAATTGAACTAACTGGCACTGACAGGCCTGGTTTACTGTCCGAAGTATGTGCTGTGCTTGCTGACCTTCGTTGTAATGTGGTGAATGCTGAGATTTGGACGCACAATGCTAGAGCAGCAGTTGTAGTTCATGTCACAGATGAGGACACAGGGCATGCAATTGAAGACCTAAAACGCCTCTCCACAATCAAGGAACTCCTATGCAATGTGCTTAAAGGCAACAATGATCCAAAAGAAGCAAAAATGACACTTTCAGCCCCTGGTGTAATGCACACAGAGAGAAGGTTACACCAGATGATGTTTGCTGACAGGGATTATGAAAAGTTTGAAAGCCCAGGGCTTGAGAGAGCTGATGATATAAGATCAAGACCCCATGTCACCATATTGGATTGCATAGAGAAGGATTATACTGTGGTTACGATGAGGTCTAAAGATCGGCCAAAGCTCTTATTTGACACCATATGTACACTGACAGACATGCAGTATGTTGTCTTTCATGGAACAGTCAATACTGGAAGGAAGGAAGCTTACCAG GAATATTATATCCGGCATGTTGATGGGTTCCCTATAAGCTCAGAAGCTGAACGACAACGTGTGAAACAGTGCCTTGAAGCTGCCATTGAGAGGAGGGCCTCAGAG GGAATGGAGCTAGAACTATGCACTAAGGACCGAGTTGGACTTCTCTCAGACATTACCAGGATATTCCGGGAAAATAGCTTGTCCATTCAAAGAGCAAAAATTTCAACAAAGGGTGGGGAAGCAAGAGATATTTTCTATGTTACAGATGTCTCTGGTAACCCCGTTGATCCGAAGGCTATCGACTCAATTTGCCGACAGATTGGACAAAGCATTCTGTGGGTGAGACGGAACTCAAGTTTCACTCCGAAACCTGCTGAGGAGCCAACCGGTTTCCTCTTTGGGAACTTTTTTAAAGCTCGAGCATTCCAAAATTTCGGACTGATTAGATCCTACTCATAG
- the LOC122655588 gene encoding ACT domain-containing protein ACR6-like isoform X2: MMLVRMLQLFSVNKHGILLEVIQVLIDLNLVVTKAYISSDGGWFMDVFNVTDQDGNKVRDGEVINYIQKTIETDACFFPPLRESVGVMPSKDHTSIELTGTDRPGLLSEVCAVLADLRCNVVNAEIWTHNARAAVVVHVTDEDTGHAIEDLKRLSTIKELLCNVLKGNNDPKEAKMTLSAPGVMHTERRLHQMMFADRDYEKFESPGLERADDIRSRPHVTILDCIEKDYTVVTMRSKDRPKLLFDTICTLTDMQYVVFHGTVNTGRKEAYQEYYIRHVDGFPISSEAERQRVKQCLEAAIERRASEGMELELCTKDRVGLLSDITRIFRENSLSIQRAKISTKGGEARDIFYVTDVSGNPVDPKAIDSICRQIGQSILWVRRNSSFTPKPAEEPTGFLFGNFFKARAFQNFGLIRSYS; encoded by the exons ATGATGCTTGTGAGAATGCTACAGTTATTCAG TGTTAACAAACATGGCATTCTCTTGGAAGTTATTCAAGTACTCATAGATCTAAACCTTGTCGTAACAAAAGCGTACATCTCTTCCGATGGGGGTTGGTTTATGGATG TTTTTAACGTGACTGACCAAGATGGGAATAAAGTcagagatggagaagtcatCAATTACATTCAAAAG ACTATTGAAACTGATGCTTGCTTCTTTCCCCCTTTAAGAGAATCTGTAGGGGTGATGCCCTCTAAAGACCATACCTCAATTGAACTAACTGGCACTGACAGGCCTGGTTTACTGTCCGAAGTATGTGCTGTGCTTGCTGACCTTCGTTGTAATGTGGTGAATGCTGAGATTTGGACGCACAATGCTAGAGCAGCAGTTGTAGTTCATGTCACAGATGAGGACACAGGGCATGCAATTGAAGACCTAAAACGCCTCTCCACAATCAAGGAACTCCTATGCAATGTGCTTAAAGGCAACAATGATCCAAAAGAAGCAAAAATGACACTTTCAGCCCCTGGTGTAATGCACACAGAGAGAAGGTTACACCAGATGATGTTTGCTGACAGGGATTATGAAAAGTTTGAAAGCCCAGGGCTTGAGAGAGCTGATGATATAAGATCAAGACCCCATGTCACCATATTGGATTGCATAGAGAAGGATTATACTGTGGTTACGATGAGGTCTAAAGATCGGCCAAAGCTCTTATTTGACACCATATGTACACTGACAGACATGCAGTATGTTGTCTTTCATGGAACAGTCAATACTGGAAGGAAGGAAGCTTACCAG GAATATTATATCCGGCATGTTGATGGGTTCCCTATAAGCTCAGAAGCTGAACGACAACGTGTGAAACAGTGCCTTGAAGCTGCCATTGAGAGGAGGGCCTCAGAG GGAATGGAGCTAGAACTATGCACTAAGGACCGAGTTGGACTTCTCTCAGACATTACCAGGATATTCCGGGAAAATAGCTTGTCCATTCAAAGAGCAAAAATTTCAACAAAGGGTGGGGAAGCAAGAGATATTTTCTATGTTACAGATGTCTCTGGTAACCCCGTTGATCCGAAGGCTATCGACTCAATTTGCCGACAGATTGGACAAAGCATTCTGTGGGTGAGACGGAACTCAAGTTTCACTCCGAAACCTGCTGAGGAGCCAACCGGTTTCCTCTTTGGGAACTTTTTTAAAGCTCGAGCATTCCAAAATTTCGGACTGATTAGATCCTACTCATAG